AACTCATAGCCTTTTTAAGAGCATATGTGAGTAATCCAAGTATTTTGATTTTAGACGAAGCAACTTCTTCTATAGACACCTATTCTGAAGAAATGATACAGGCAGCCACAGACAAAATTACGGAAGGGCGCACTTCTATTGTTATTGCGCACCGATTGGCTACCATAAAAAAGGCAGACAAGATTTTGGTGATGGATGCCGGTAAAATTGTAGAATCAGGCACACATAAAGAGTTGCTTGCACTGCCAAATGGGTACTACAAAAATCTCTACGAAGTCCAGTTTATGATAGAAGAGGCGATATAGCTTATGCCTTGTTGCGCTTTTTGCATTTCCATTAACTCCTGTAATGATATCTGCCCAGAAAGTAAAAGAACAACCCACATGCCTATTCCTGCTGCAATTATAAACGGAATTAAAATAACTATGAATAATAACGTTTTTAGAAATATTTGCCAAAAAGATAACGAGTACAAGGTTTTAAATAAATAGGCAAAATAAATAATATTAACGAAGGTGATTAGACCTGCGATAGTACCGAACACTGATTCAAACCAAATTGTTGCAAAATAAATTATCGTAGCAGATATTGAAATATGTGCTTGTCCGTAGGTGTTAATTATTAAGTGCTCGAAATAATTATATTTCTTGTTTTTAAGGAAAACTAATTTAGAAATTAATGCTAAAAAGGGAATAAATAGGAAAAATAATAAGGATTGGTATTTTAGAGTAATGTTATTG
This Rasiella rasia DNA region includes the following protein-coding sequences:
- a CDS encoding DUF3667 domain-containing protein — encoded protein: MECKNCKQLLKENDKFCSACGAKVITQRLTFSTLLFEVREHVLNLENNRPLHTFIDLFIRPKKVVDGFVNGVRKRYINPFGYMTVAVTLFGLFLFFFIEDYGAAMSTISTSMNGAEIQNELSHKINNITLKYQSLLFFLFIPFLALISKLVFLKNKKYNYFEHLIINTYGQAHISISATIIYFATIWFESVFGTIAGLITFVNIIYFAYLFKTLYSLSFWQIFLKTLLFIVILIPFIIAAGIGMWVVLLLSGQISLQELMEMQKAQQGISYIASSIINWTS